In Paracoccaceae bacterium Fryx2, a single genomic region encodes these proteins:
- the rpoN gene encoding RNA polymerase factor sigma-54 codes for MKSRPLIGISQSQRLSLNLGLTASLRVLHFDAAGLTRYLEEQAQDNPHLSLAPPSPGDWLPRWSEAFRQGAGGAVDGSGLAAGSPGPAPSLIAHVATEIARLTKPGRERDIALALAEGLEPSGWLGRPLADLARHAGASLPETEAVLARLHRIDPPGLFARSLAECLRLQAQDADCLDPVMDRILDHLDLLAAGDHARLARLCGVTEDGIAARLRLIRSFDPKPGARFDHGAAPVREPDLIARRGPGGWQVALNRSALPALVVHPADGANLTDQRPGWKAAQALDRMVEGRNATLLRVGRDILGRQQAALERGLTALVPLGMAEVAAALDLHESTVSRAVAGTSVDTPLGTWWLRDLFSVRIGAEGGPSAAALRAALARLVAVEPQSRPLSDAALVAALAAQGLPVARRTVAKYREMLHIPPAHRRRR; via the coding sequence ATGAAATCCAGACCCCTGATCGGAATATCGCAGTCCCAGCGGCTCAGCCTCAACCTCGGGTTGACGGCCTCTCTGCGGGTGCTGCATTTCGATGCCGCCGGTCTGACACGCTACCTTGAAGAACAGGCCCAGGACAATCCGCACCTGTCGCTGGCGCCGCCTTCGCCGGGCGACTGGCTGCCGCGCTGGTCCGAGGCGTTCCGGCAAGGCGCAGGCGGGGCAGTCGACGGGTCCGGGCTGGCCGCGGGCAGCCCCGGCCCCGCCCCCAGCCTGATCGCCCATGTCGCGACCGAGATCGCCCGCCTGACGAAGCCGGGGCGCGAGCGCGACATCGCGCTTGCCCTGGCCGAGGGGCTGGAACCGTCGGGCTGGCTGGGCAGGCCGCTGGCCGATCTGGCGCGGCACGCGGGTGCCTCGCTGCCCGAGACCGAGGCCGTGCTGGCCCGGCTGCACCGCATCGACCCGCCGGGCCTGTTCGCGCGGTCGCTGGCCGAATGCCTGCGGCTTCAGGCGCAGGATGCCGATTGCCTGGACCCGGTGATGGACCGCATTCTGGACCATCTCGATCTTCTGGCGGCTGGCGATCACGCGCGGCTCGCGCGGTTGTGCGGCGTGACCGAGGACGGAATCGCCGCCCGCCTGCGGCTGATCCGCAGCTTTGACCCCAAGCCGGGGGCGCGGTTCGACCATGGCGCCGCCCCGGTGCGCGAACCTGACCTGATCGCGCGGCGCGGGCCCGGGGGCTGGCAGGTGGCGCTGAACCGCTCGGCGCTGCCCGCGCTGGTGGTGCACCCTGCGGATGGTGCCAACCTGACCGACCAGCGCCCGGGCTGGAAGGCGGCGCAGGCATTGGACCGGATGGTCGAGGGGCGCAATGCCACGCTGCTGCGGGTCGGGCGCGACATCCTCGGGCGGCAGCAGGCGGCGCTGGAACGCGGCCTGACGGCGCTGGTGCCGCTCGGCATGGCCGAGGTTGCGGCCGCGCTCGACCTGCATGAAAGCACGGTCAGCCGGGCGGTGGCGGGCACCTCGGTCGACACGCCGCTGGGCACATGGTGGCTGCGCGACCTGTTCAGCGTCCGCATCGGCGCCGAGGGCGGCCCGTCGGCGGCGGCGCTGCGGGCGGCGCTGGCAAGACTGGTCGCGGTTGAACCGCAATCCCGGCCGCTGTCGGATGCCGCCCTGGTTGCGGCGCTGGCGGCGCAGGGCCTGCCGGTGGCGCGCCGCACGGTCGCGAAATACCGCGAGATGCTGCACATCCCCCCCGCCCACCGCCGCCGCCGCTGA
- the selD gene encoding selenide, water dikinase SelD: MQSDMVPLVRDLVLIGGGHAHALVLRMWGMDPLPGVRLTVINPGPVAPYTGMLPGHVAGHYGRDDLMIDLVPLARHAGARVVLDRAAGIDRAARRVLLEGRGPLPYDVASIDIGIGSDLPDLPGFAEHAVAAKPLGGYAERWAAFVAEGRACPRLVVIGAGVGGVELALASAHRLRGAGVSPEVVLLEQAGVALPGIGAGARAALLAHLDRLGVRLLTAARPARIEAGAVVLEDGRVLPSDFTLSVAGARPQGWLADTGLVLTDGFVSVGPTLQSSDPAIFAAGDCAHLAHAPRPKAGVFAVREAPVLMHNLRAALSGGAMRRYQPQRDYLKLISTGGKGAVADKAGLRLDGAWLWHWKDRIDRRFMAKFAAYPAMAAAPLPAVVALGLREALAGAPLCGGCGAKVGAADLAVALRALPAPQRAEVVSGPGNDAAVLQQGAGFQVLTTDHLRAFTLDAGLMARIAATHALGDIWAMGAAPQSALAQVTLPRMSPRMQTETLREIMTAAAAVFREAGADVLGGHTSVGAELTLGFSVTGVAGRIIAKGGARPGDALILTKPLGTGTILAAEMAMKRLPGLMLGEVVAAAFAGMLRPLGPAAAILAPEARAMTDVTGFGLAGHLLEMLDDSGCAATLDAAAIPLLPGAEALAAAGVASSLAPANRAACAPRMAFAESPRAALLFDPQTAGGLLAAVPGARAEALLEELRLAGDTAAIIGRVTEGAAFATLIG, from the coding sequence ATGCAGTCTGACATGGTGCCACTGGTGCGCGATCTGGTGTTGATCGGCGGCGGACATGCCCATGCGCTGGTGCTGCGGATGTGGGGGATGGACCCGTTGCCGGGCGTGCGGCTGACGGTGATAAACCCCGGCCCGGTGGCGCCCTATACCGGCATGTTGCCGGGGCATGTCGCCGGACACTACGGGCGCGACGACCTGATGATCGACCTCGTGCCGCTGGCGCGCCACGCCGGGGCGCGGGTGGTGCTGGACCGGGCGGCGGGAATCGACCGGGCGGCGCGGCGGGTGCTGCTGGAAGGGCGGGGGCCGCTGCCCTATGACGTGGCCTCGATCGACATCGGCATCGGATCCGACCTGCCCGACCTGCCGGGTTTTGCCGAACATGCGGTGGCCGCCAAGCCGCTGGGCGGCTATGCCGAGCGTTGGGCGGCGTTTGTGGCCGAAGGCCGGGCCTGCCCGCGGCTGGTGGTGATCGGGGCCGGGGTGGGCGGGGTGGAGCTGGCGCTGGCCTCGGCACACCGTCTGCGGGGGGCGGGGGTGAGCCCCGAGGTGGTTCTGCTGGAACAGGCCGGGGTCGCCCTGCCCGGCATCGGGGCCGGGGCGCGGGCGGCGTTGCTGGCGCATCTCGACCGGCTGGGGGTGCGGCTGCTGACCGCGGCGCGGCCCGCACGGATCGAGGCGGGGGCGGTGGTGCTGGAGGATGGCCGGGTGCTGCCTTCGGATTTCACATTGTCGGTGGCGGGGGCGCGGCCGCAGGGGTGGCTGGCAGATACCGGGCTTGTGCTGACCGATGGTTTCGTGTCGGTGGGGCCAACGCTGCAATCATCGGACCCGGCGATCTTTGCTGCGGGGGATTGCGCGCATCTGGCACATGCGCCGCGCCCAAAGGCCGGGGTGTTCGCGGTGCGCGAGGCGCCGGTGCTGATGCACAACCTGCGCGCGGCGCTTTCCGGCGGGGCGATGCGGCGCTACCAGCCGCAGCGCGACTACCTCAAGCTGATCTCGACCGGCGGCAAGGGGGCGGTGGCCGACAAGGCCGGGTTGCGGCTGGACGGGGCCTGGCTCTGGCACTGGAAGGACCGGATCGACCGAAGGTTCATGGCGAAGTTCGCGGCTTACCCGGCGATGGCGGCCGCGCCGCTGCCCGCCGTTGTGGCGCTTGGGCTGCGCGAGGCGCTGGCGGGCGCTCCGCTCTGCGGCGGCTGCGGCGCCAAGGTGGGGGCGGCGGATCTGGCGGTTGCGCTGCGGGCGCTGCCCGCGCCGCAACGGGCCGAGGTGGTTTCGGGCCCCGGCAACGATGCGGCGGTGCTGCAGCAGGGGGCGGGGTTCCAGGTGCTGACCACCGACCATCTGCGCGCCTTCACGCTGGATGCGGGCCTGATGGCGCGGATCGCCGCGACCCATGCGCTGGGCGACATCTGGGCGATGGGTGCGGCACCGCAATCGGCGCTGGCGCAGGTGACGCTGCCGCGCATGTCGCCCCGGATGCAGACGGAAACCCTGCGCGAGATCATGACGGCAGCCGCGGCGGTGTTCCGCGAAGCCGGGGCGGATGTGCTGGGCGGGCACACTTCGGTGGGGGCGGAACTGACACTGGGCTTCAGCGTGACCGGGGTGGCCGGGCGCATCATCGCCAAGGGCGGGGCCCGGCCGGGCGACGCGCTGATCCTGACAAAGCCGCTGGGCACCGGCACCATCCTTGCCGCCGAAATGGCGATGAAACGGTTGCCGGGGCTGATGCTGGGCGAGGTGGTGGCGGCGGCCTTTGCGGGGATGCTGCGCCCGCTGGGGCCTGCCGCGGCAATACTCGCACCCGAGGCGCGGGCGATGACCGATGTCACCGGCTTCGGACTTGCCGGGCATCTGCTGGAGATGCTCGACGACTCGGGCTGTGCTGCCACGCTGGATGCGGCGGCGATCCCGCTCTTGCCGGGGGCTGAAGCTCTTGCGGCGGCGGGCGTGGCCTCCAGCCTCGCACCCGCCAACCGGGCGGCCTGCGCGCCGCGCATGGCATTTGCCGAAAGCCCGCGCGCGGCGCTGCTGTTCGATCCGCAGACGGCGGGCGGGCTGCTTGCCGCGGTGCCGGGGGCGCGGGCAGAGGCCTTGCTGGAAGAACTGCGCTTGGCGGGCGATACCGCCGCGATCATCGGCCGGGTGACGGAAGGGGCGGCGTTCGCGACCCTGATCGGCTGA
- the mnmH gene encoding tRNA 2-selenouridine(34) synthase MnmH produces the protein MAITLTSLTEIFRLGCDAVIDVRSPAEWAEDHLPGAINLPVLDDAERARVGTIYKQVSPFTARKLGAALVARNAAKHLEGALAEMPGGWRPLVYCWRGGQRSGSFATILSQIGWRAETVTGGYKAWRGMVVQALYDTPFPAKVLVLDGNTGSAKTEILALLSKRGVQVIDLEGLARHRGSLFGGHPEGQPSQKSFEGALALEIARLDPARPVVIEAESSKIGNCRLPPGLWKAMTAAPRLAVAAPVAARADYLCRAYADLVADPDLLARRIAALKPLHAAEVIEGWQAQAAAGAFRALAADLMQRHYDPRYGKHRDRWADDGSWRDFATDDLGPAALDDLAERIAAQVQGV, from the coding sequence ATGGCCATCACCCTCACCAGCTTGACCGAGATCTTCCGCCTTGGCTGCGATGCCGTGATCGACGTGCGCTCCCCTGCCGAATGGGCCGAGGACCACCTGCCGGGCGCGATCAACCTGCCGGTGCTGGATGACGCCGAACGCGCGCGGGTCGGCACGATCTACAAGCAGGTCAGCCCCTTCACCGCGCGCAAGCTGGGCGCGGCGCTGGTGGCGCGCAATGCCGCGAAACACCTGGAAGGCGCGCTGGCCGAGATGCCGGGCGGCTGGCGGCCGCTGGTCTATTGCTGGCGCGGCGGGCAACGCTCGGGGTCTTTCGCCACCATCCTGTCGCAGATCGGCTGGCGGGCAGAAACCGTGACGGGCGGCTACAAGGCGTGGCGCGGGATGGTGGTGCAGGCACTTTACGACACGCCGTTTCCGGCGAAGGTGCTGGTGCTCGACGGCAACACCGGTTCTGCCAAGACCGAGATCCTGGCCCTTCTGTCCAAGCGGGGCGTACAGGTGATCGACCTCGAAGGGCTGGCGCGGCACCGCGGGTCACTGTTTGGCGGCCATCCTGAGGGGCAGCCGTCGCAGAAGTCCTTCGAGGGCGCACTGGCGCTGGAAATCGCGCGGCTCGACCCCGCCCGCCCGGTGGTGATCGAGGCGGAATCGTCGAAGATCGGCAATTGCCGCCTGCCGCCCGGCCTGTGGAAGGCGATGACCGCCGCTCCCCGGCTGGCCGTGGCGGCCCCGGTGGCGGCCCGGGCCGACTATCTGTGCCGCGCCTATGCCGATCTGGTGGCCGACCCCGACCTGCTTGCCCGGCGCATCGCGGCGCTGAAACCGCTGCACGCCGCCGAAGTGATCGAGGGTTGGCAGGCGCAGGCGGCTGCGGGCGCGTTCCGGGCGCTGGCGGCCGATCTGATGCAGCGCCATTATGACCCGCGCTATGGCAAGCACCGCGACCGCTGGGCGGATGACGGGAGCTGGCGGGACTTCGCGACCGACGATCTTGGGCCCGCCGCGCTGGATGATCTGGCCGAGCGGATCGCGGCGCAGGTGCAAGGCGTCTGA
- the argE gene encoding acetylornithine deacetylase, giving the protein MQMRAILERLVGFDTVSSRPNMALMTFVRDLLQEAGARVVLIPDEGGGKANLYASVGPEGAGGVMLSGHTDVVPVEGQAWTRPPFALTEADGRLYGRGTTDMKGFVACAVVAMLRAATPPLQVPLHLALSYDEEVGCLGVGSLIDLLAAAPVRPRMCIVGEPPGMQVATGHKGKVALRATCTGREGHSALAPMALNALHLGADFLNAVRALQARVAATGLRDGDYDVPYSTLHVGKMNGGVQVNIVPNACALDFEIRSLAGDDPEALIADLRAAAESIVAPLRPAFPEAAIVVDRLWDYPGLGTPSDAAVVNFVKGLTGANGTIKVAFGTEGGLFHARLGIPTVICGPGSMAQGHKPDEYVSLDQLARCEAMLAALLDRLCEGI; this is encoded by the coding sequence ATGCAGATGCGCGCGATCCTCGAACGGCTGGTGGGGTTCGACACGGTCAGTTCGCGGCCCAACATGGCGCTGATGACCTTTGTTCGCGACCTTTTGCAGGAGGCCGGGGCGCGGGTGGTGCTGATTCCCGATGAGGGCGGCGGCAAGGCCAATCTTTACGCCAGCGTCGGGCCGGAAGGGGCGGGCGGCGTCATGCTGTCGGGCCATACCGATGTCGTCCCGGTGGAAGGGCAGGCCTGGACCCGGCCGCCCTTCGCGCTGACCGAGGCCGACGGGCGGCTTTACGGGCGCGGCACCACCGACATGAAGGGCTTTGTCGCCTGTGCTGTTGTCGCGATGCTGCGGGCCGCCACGCCGCCCCTGCAGGTGCCGCTGCATCTGGCGCTGTCGTATGACGAAGAGGTTGGGTGCCTTGGCGTCGGCTCGCTGATCGACCTGCTGGCGGCCGCGCCGGTGCGGCCGCGCATGTGCATCGTGGGCGAACCGCCCGGGATGCAGGTCGCCACCGGCCACAAGGGCAAGGTGGCGCTGCGCGCGACCTGCACCGGGCGCGAGGGGCATTCGGCACTGGCCCCGATGGCGCTGAACGCGCTGCATCTTGGGGCCGATTTCCTGAACGCCGTCCGGGCGTTGCAGGCACGCGTCGCGGCGACCGGCCTGCGCGACGGCGACTATGACGTGCCCTATAGCACGCTGCATGTCGGCAAGATGAACGGCGGCGTGCAGGTCAACATCGTGCCCAATGCCTGCGCGCTGGATTTCGAGATCCGCTCGCTGGCGGGCGACGACCCCGAGGCGCTGATCGCCGATCTGCGCGCGGCGGCCGAAAGCATCGTGGCACCGCTGCGCCCCGCCTTCCCCGAGGCGGCCATCGTGGTGGATCGTCTGTGGGATTACCCCGGCCTTGGCACGCCGTCCGATGCGGCGGTGGTGAACTTCGTCAAGGGGCTGACCGGGGCGAATGGCACGATCAAGGTGGCCTTCGGCACCGAAGGCGGGCTGTTCCACGCCCGGCTGGGCATTCCGACCGTGATCTGCGGCCCGGGCAGCATGGCGCAGGGCCACAAGCCCGACGAATATGTCAGCCTTGACCAGCTTGCGCGCTGCGAGGCGATGCTGGCGGCGCTGCTGGACCGGCTTTGCGAGGGGATCTGA
- a CDS encoding FAD-binding oxidoreductase has protein sequence MDLVTRLAVLLGPSHVLTGADMARYCPDWTGKYTARPCAVARPADTAGVACVLRACAEAGVPVVPVGGLTGLTGGAMTDGGLMLSLERMNRIREIRAQSRLAVVEAGVVLARLHEAAEAEGLYFPLWFGARGSATIGGVLATNAGGSNVLRYGSTRALCLGLEVVLADGRVLNLMSELHKDNSGYDLKNLFIGAEGTLGVITAAVMKLVPRPLAYATATLALRSLPDALMLLNRLQAATGGAVEAFEFMPRSYMQRLAEARPDLRPPFAQTHDVTILVEVGATAPRDAAPLPDGTLAVTGLLQDSLAAMMDEGLVLDAVVAQSESQRRAMWDRREAAAQITFARKPLIDTDVAVPLEAVETFLTRIHARVPLLDAGADTLTVAHLGDGNLHFTVFPSAADATLDDRIVSTIEDVVAELGGSFSAEHGVGLSKRPSMARRKDPVALSVMAALKATLDPRNLMNPGKVLP, from the coding sequence ATGGATCTTGTGACCCGCCTTGCCGTCCTGCTGGGCCCGTCCCATGTGCTGACCGGGGCCGACATGGCGCGCTATTGCCCGGACTGGACCGGGAAATACACCGCCCGGCCCTGCGCCGTGGCCCGCCCCGCCGACACGGCCGGGGTTGCCTGCGTGCTGCGGGCCTGTGCAGAGGCGGGGGTGCCGGTTGTGCCGGTGGGCGGCCTGACCGGGCTGACCGGCGGCGCGATGACCGACGGCGGTCTGATGCTCAGTCTGGAACGGATGAACCGCATCCGCGAGATCCGCGCGCAGTCGCGGCTGGCGGTGGTCGAGGCGGGCGTGGTGCTGGCCCGCCTGCACGAGGCCGCCGAGGCGGAGGGGCTTTATTTTCCGCTGTGGTTCGGGGCGCGCGGGTCCGCCACCATCGGCGGCGTGCTGGCCACCAACGCGGGCGGGTCGAACGTGCTGCGCTACGGCTCGACCCGGGCGCTCTGTCTGGGGCTGGAGGTGGTGCTGGCCGACGGGCGGGTGCTGAACCTGATGTCCGAACTGCACAAGGACAATTCCGGCTACGACCTGAAGAACCTGTTCATCGGCGCCGAAGGCACGCTGGGCGTGATCACCGCCGCTGTGATGAAACTGGTGCCCCGGCCGCTGGCCTACGCCACGGCGACGCTGGCGCTGCGCTCGCTGCCCGACGCGCTGATGCTGCTGAACCGCTTGCAGGCCGCGACCGGCGGCGCGGTCGAGGCGTTCGAGTTCATGCCCCGCAGCTACATGCAGCGCCTGGCCGAGGCCCGGCCCGACCTGCGGCCGCCCTTCGCGCAGACCCATGACGTGACGATCCTGGTCGAGGTCGGCGCCACCGCCCCCCGCGACGCCGCCCCGTTGCCCGACGGCACGCTGGCCGTGACCGGCCTGCTGCAGGACAGCCTGGCCGCGATGATGGACGAGGGTCTGGTGCTGGACGCGGTCGTGGCGCAATCGGAAAGCCAGCGCCGCGCCATGTGGGACCGGCGCGAGGCGGCGGCGCAGATCACCTTCGCGCGCAAGCCGCTGATCGACACCGACGTGGCGGTGCCGCTGGAAGCGGTGGAAACCTTCCTGACCCGCATCCACGCCCGCGTGCCTCTGCTTGATGCCGGGGCCGACACGCTGACCGTGGCGCATCTGGGCGACGGCAACCTGCATTTCACCGTCTTCCCCTCGGCTGCCGACGCCACACTGGATGACCGCATCGTCAGCACGATCGAGGATGTGGTGGCGGAACTGGGCGGCAGCTTCTCGGCGGAACACGGTGTCGGCCTGTCGAAACGCCCCTCGATGGCGCGGCGCAAGGATCCTGTGGCGCTGTCGGTCATGGCGGCGCTGAAGGCGACGCTCGACCCCCGCAACCTGATGAATCCGGGCAAGGTGCTGCCCTGA
- a CDS encoding arylesterase gives MRNITMGLSLCASAAMAEPATLLALGDSLTQGYGLPVEEGFVPQLQAWLAGQGAEVTVLNAGVSGDTTAGGLSRLDWSLTPEVDAMIVNLGGNDLLRGIDPDNSRANLEAILAEAKARGLPVLLVGLRAPGNYGADYKIAFDAIYPDLAERYGAELEADYFQPLIRQDSGLVDTALMQGDGIHPNAAGVARLVEALGPKVLALLDRVPG, from the coding sequence ATGCGCAACATCACAATGGGGTTAAGTCTGTGCGCCTCGGCGGCGATGGCGGAACCGGCGACGCTGCTGGCGCTGGGCGACAGCCTGACGCAGGGCTACGGCCTGCCGGTGGAGGAAGGTTTCGTGCCGCAATTGCAGGCATGGCTGGCAGGGCAGGGGGCAGAGGTCACGGTGCTGAATGCCGGCGTTTCCGGCGATACGACGGCGGGCGGCCTGTCGCGGCTGGACTGGAGCCTGACGCCGGAGGTCGATGCGATGATCGTCAACCTTGGCGGCAACGACCTGCTGCGCGGCATCGACCCGGACAACAGCCGCGCCAATCTGGAGGCGATACTGGCCGAGGCCAAGGCTCGCGGCCTGCCGGTGCTGCTGGTCGGCCTGCGCGCACCGGGCAACTACGGTGCCGATTACAAGATCGCGTTCGACGCCATCTATCCCGATCTTGCGGAGCGCTATGGCGCGGAACTGGAGGCCGACTATTTCCAGCCGCTGATCCGGCAGGACTCGGGGCTGGTGGACACCGCGCTGATGCAGGGCGACGGCATCCACCCCAATGCCGCAGGCGTGGCAAGACTGGTCGAGGCGCTGGGGCCGAAGGTGCTGGCGCTGCTGGACCGCGTGCCGGGCTGA
- a CDS encoding ATP-binding cassette domain-containing protein, with protein MTDPVLALKDAQLTLQGNAGPVEILRGITLRVEAGQTVGLVGPSGSGKSSLLMLMGGLERATGGQVMALGHDLTAMDEDGLARFRRGNMGVVFQSFHLIPTMTALENVAVPLELAGIRDAFPRARAELAAVGLAKRMDHYPSQMSGGEQQRVALARAAAPRPAIVLADEPTGNLDGTNGAAIMDLLFGLRDNHGATLVLVTHAPELAARCDRVVRLADGRIAGESPGAATLQRVSA; from the coding sequence ATGACCGATCCCGTTCTGGCGCTGAAAGACGCGCAACTGACACTGCAGGGCAACGCAGGCCCGGTAGAGATTCTGCGCGGCATCACCCTGCGCGTCGAGGCCGGGCAGACGGTCGGGCTGGTGGGGCCTTCGGGGTCGGGCAAATCGTCACTCCTCATGCTGATGGGCGGGCTGGAACGCGCCACCGGGGGGCAGGTGATGGCGCTGGGCCATGATCTCACCGCGATGGATGAAGACGGGCTTGCGCGCTTCCGTCGGGGGAATATGGGGGTTGTGTTCCAGTCCTTCCACCTCATTCCGACGATGACCGCGCTGGAAAACGTGGCGGTGCCGCTCGAACTGGCGGGAATCCGCGATGCCTTTCCGCGGGCGCGGGCAGAACTGGCCGCCGTTGGGCTGGCCAAGCGGATGGATCATTACCCCAGCCAGATGTCGGGCGGCGAGCAGCAGCGCGTGGCGCTGGCCCGGGCCGCCGCGCCGCGGCCCGCCATCGTGCTGGCCGATGAACCTACCGGCAACCTTGACGGCACGAATGGCGCGGCAATCATGGACCTGCTGTTCGGCCTGCGCGACAACCATGGCGCCACGCTGGTGCTGGTGACCCACGCGCCGGAACTGGCGGCGCGCTGCGACCGCGTGGTGCGGCTGGCCGATGGCCGGATCGCGGGCGAAAGCCCGGGTGCGGCCACCCTGCAACGGGTGTCGGCATGA